A DNA window from Synchiropus splendidus isolate RoL2022-P1 chromosome 2, RoL_Sspl_1.0, whole genome shotgun sequence contains the following coding sequences:
- the LOC128753403 gene encoding RNA binding protein fox-1 homolog 2-like isoform X6: MMGLYYPSVLSGSQDSAGGQEGLVPPPFSAFPPPPPPPPQNGLTLDYGGSLYAAGAVQGPVEAGGPANGAANAANSLSGQQSDVSSQIDGQSAVGSGGGGGGSVGDDSDAKGTPKRLHVSNIPFRFRDPDLRQMFGQFGKILDVEIIFNERGSKGFGFVTFETSADAERAREKLHGTLVEGRKIEVNNATARVMTNKKMTTPYANGEGLAALPYAGWKLSPMVGAMYSPELYTGMTTVPGFPYPAAAAAAATTAATFRGAHLRGRARPVYSAVRAAVPQAAIPTYPGVMAYQDGFYSAADLYGGYAAYRYAQPAAVATPAAAAAAAYSDSYGRVYTADPYHAALAPAAYGVGAMATLYRGGYSRFAPY, from the exons ATGATGGGACTGTACTATCCTTCCGTGCTGTCG GGCTCACAGGATAGTGCTGGTGGTCAAGAGGGACTCGTGCCTCCACCTTTCTCTGCTTTccccccacctccaccaccgccACCCCAGAACGGTCTTACCCTGGATTACGGCGGGAGTCTGTATGCAGCCGGGGCCGTCCAGGGACCCGTGGAAGCCGGTGGACCTGCTAACGGAGCCGCCAACGCTGCAAACAGCCTCAGTGGGCAA CAGTCGGACGTGTCCTCTCAGATCGACGGCCAGTCTGCGGTCGGCTCAGGTGGGGGAGGAGGCGGCAGCGTCGGGGACGATTCGGATGCCAAGGGGACGCCCAAACGGCTTCACGTGTCCAACATCCCCTTCCGCTTCAGAGACCCTGACCTGAGGCAGATGTTTGGG caatTTGGCAAAATCCTTGACGTTGAAATCATTTTCAATGAGAGAGGCTCCAAG GGCTTTGGTTTTGTGACGTTTGAGACAAGTGCAGATGCAGAAagagcccgagagaagctccaCGGCACGCTTGTGGAAGGACGTAAAATTGAG GTAAATAATGCCACAGCACGAGTGATGACCAACAAGAAGATGACCACCCCGTATGCTAACGGAGAGGGACTCGCCGCTCTTCCCTACG CTGGATGGAAGCTAAGCCCCATGGTGGGAGCCATGTACAGCCCTGAGCTCTACACAGGTATGACAACAG TTCCTGGGTTTCCTTACCcggcagcagccgcagcagccgcCACCACGGCTGCAACCTTCCGCGGCGCTCACCTCCGAGGCCGCGCCCGGCCCGTTTACAGCGCAGTGAGGGCAGCTGTGCCACAAGCAGCCATCCCCACATATCCTGG tgtGATGGCCTATCAGGATGGGTTTTACAGTGCTGCGGACCTCTAT GGCGGCTATGCAGCGTATCGGTACGCCCAGCCGGCTGCAGTAGccactcctgcagcagcagcagccgcagcataCAGTGACAG TTATGGACGAGTTTACACCGCAGACCCCTACCACGCTGCGCTCGCCCCCGCAGCTTACGGTGTTGGAGCCATG GCGACGCTGTACAGAGGAGGCTACAGCAGATTTGCACCTTACTAG
- the LOC128753405 gene encoding retinal cone rhodopsin-sensitive cGMP 3',5'-cyclic phosphodiesterase subunit gamma-like, translated as MADAAVATPAEKKAPPKFKQRTTRTFKSKAPKPGQKGFGDDIPGMEGLGTDITVVCPWEAFGDMELSDLAKYGIV; from the exons ATGGCAGACGCAGCCGTAGCAACACCCGCAGAGAAGAAGGCTCCTCCCAAATTCAAGCAGAGGACCACACGCACCTTCAAGAGCAAGGCCCCCAAACCAGGCCAGAAGGG GTTCGGAGACGACATACCCGGCATGGAGGGTCTGGGCACAGACATCACCGTGGTCTGCCCATGGGAGGCCTTTGGCGACATGGAGCTGAGCGATCTGGCCAAATACGGAATCGTCTAG